One part of the Tautonia rosea genome encodes these proteins:
- a CDS encoding metal ABC transporter ATP-binding protein gives MNSASFLDRANALERDTPSGSAPPAPVLDVHDVTVAYQRKPVLWDVDLTIEGPCLAGIVGPNGAGKSTLIKAILGLVPMASGTVRLFGKRVSAQRRRIGYVPQRESVDWEFPVTVLDVVLMGTYGQLGWFRRPGKSERSWAQECLDRVGLLHLADRQIGQLSGGQQQRTFLARALAQRAEVYFMDEPMAGVDAATEAVIFDLLRVLRGEGKTVFVVHHDLRSVSEYFDYTILLNMRLIAHGPTATTFTTENLRKTYGGRLAILEAAGAAVQAQERSQ, from the coding sequence ATGAACTCCGCTTCGTTCCTCGATCGAGCCAACGCACTGGAACGTGATACACCCTCGGGGTCAGCCCCCCCTGCCCCCGTGCTCGACGTCCACGACGTGACAGTCGCCTATCAACGTAAGCCGGTTCTTTGGGATGTGGACCTAACGATCGAAGGGCCATGTCTGGCCGGGATTGTCGGGCCGAACGGCGCGGGCAAGAGCACCTTGATCAAGGCGATTCTTGGTCTGGTGCCGATGGCGAGCGGTACCGTGCGATTGTTCGGCAAGCGGGTGTCGGCCCAGCGGCGTCGGATCGGCTACGTGCCCCAGCGGGAGAGCGTGGACTGGGAGTTTCCGGTGACGGTGCTCGATGTGGTGCTGATGGGAACCTATGGACAACTCGGCTGGTTCCGCAGGCCGGGGAAAAGTGAACGATCCTGGGCGCAAGAGTGCCTGGATCGGGTCGGTTTGCTTCACCTGGCCGATCGACAGATTGGCCAACTCTCCGGCGGCCAACAGCAGCGGACGTTTCTGGCTCGGGCCCTGGCACAGCGGGCCGAGGTCTACTTTATGGACGAGCCGATGGCGGGGGTCGATGCCGCGACCGAGGCGGTCATCTTCGACCTGCTGCGGGTCCTTCGCGGCGAGGGGAAAACGGTCTTCGTCGTCCACCACGACCTGCGATCCGTTTCCGAGTACTTTGATTACACCATTCTGTTGAATATGCGACTGATTGCTCATGGTCCGACCGCAACCACCTTCACGACCGAGAACTTGCGCAAGACCTATGGAGGTCGGCTGGCCATTCTCGAAGCGGCGGGGGCGGCGGTTCAGGCTCAGGAACGAAGTCAGTGA
- a CDS encoding metal ABC transporter solute-binding protein, Zn/Mn family, whose product MVCSTGMVGEVVERVGGDRVEVVVLMGAGVDPHLYKPSPGDIIALSRADMIVFSGLHLEGKMGEIFERLGRSKPSVPLADGIASGELMETSGGQVDPHVWFDVRLWAEVVNAARDALAGFDPSFSTQYARNAERYRDELIRLDAEVRERIGGIPESRRLLVTAHDAFGYFGRAYAIEVEAIQGISTESEAGVFEINALVDLLVNRKVPAVFIEASVSDRNIRALVEGCAAQGHQVRIGGELFSDSMGEPGTSGGTYAGMVRHNVSTITEALK is encoded by the coding sequence GTGGTTTGCTCGACCGGCATGGTCGGCGAGGTCGTGGAACGGGTCGGGGGAGATCGAGTCGAGGTGGTGGTCTTGATGGGGGCGGGAGTCGATCCTCATCTGTACAAGCCGTCACCGGGAGACATCATCGCCCTGTCACGAGCAGACATGATTGTCTTTTCCGGGTTGCATCTTGAAGGGAAGATGGGCGAGATTTTCGAAAGGCTCGGGCGAAGCAAGCCTTCGGTTCCCCTGGCCGACGGGATCGCGTCGGGCGAGCTGATGGAAACGAGTGGCGGGCAGGTGGACCCGCATGTCTGGTTCGACGTGAGGTTGTGGGCCGAGGTGGTCAATGCGGCCCGAGATGCCCTGGCCGGGTTCGACCCGTCGTTCTCCACACAGTATGCTCGCAACGCCGAGAGGTACCGCGATGAGCTGATCCGGCTCGACGCGGAGGTCCGGGAGCGAATTGGGGGGATTCCCGAGTCGCGCCGGTTGCTGGTCACGGCACACGATGCCTTCGGCTATTTCGGGAGGGCCTACGCAATCGAGGTTGAGGCGATTCAGGGGATCAGTACCGAGAGTGAGGCGGGGGTCTTCGAGATCAACGCACTGGTGGATCTTCTGGTCAATCGGAAGGTGCCGGCGGTGTTCATCGAGGCGAGCGTCAGTGATCGCAATATCCGGGCATTGGTCGAAGGCTGTGCCGCTCAGGGGCATCAGGTCCGGATTGGTGGGGAGCTCTTTTCCGACTCAATGGGAGAGCCGGGGACTTCCGGTGGAACGTATGCGGGAATGGTCAGGCATAACGTGTCAACCATCACGGAGGCGCTAAAATGA